A window of the Candidatus Polarisedimenticolia bacterium genome harbors these coding sequences:
- a CDS encoding DUF4388 domain-containing protein translates to MEPVSSSGTFAETSCPRLLVRLHLEAFSGTLRISVGAVLKLLYFQSGEIAMASSNDQADHLAPILMRAGKLKTEQLDLARKQAKAGTSLARVLVQMGFLTSGELFAGARQQLRQIVGSVLGLAEGRYDVQEGYFPREVTSLNVDTRELLIDLIKELPERSFVLLEVGAPDTVYSPSSPPPGEAQAPPKLPRAWQAHAARFSAPMTIHAFGQGAGLDDFSASKVVYALHLFGWLAAEPGEPEPEEILPEELPSRAAAGGEEATPLPPLASPAEPARIEVAAPPEEEASEPPPPEVDAPSPPPAPAAAAPAQPIAASPAPAGEIFRSAAAHEPEELVARGGPIRLEFKGTLPASRARAASSRWGILSVITGIALLAAGFVWFVFLRGSPVPASPQAASGEERAAPEAATLPEPAADSASAAAQAPPGEPENPPTESPSPPPPAATSSPESSSAGDQAPAAAAGQAEPSQDSATGSRRAARSLLDAGNAEAAAAAWLSALTSEAPGGFTLQLSIACREESVRKAAERTRNSADFFIVPFALQGKACYRLCWGNYGTLAEAESGKAAVPGFFLDEGAKPVVVSVARLDAGKR, encoded by the coding sequence ATGGAACCGGTGAGCAGCTCGGGAACATTCGCCGAAACTTCCTGCCCCAGGCTCCTCGTCCGCCTGCACCTCGAGGCATTCAGCGGCACTTTGCGAATCTCGGTCGGCGCCGTCCTGAAGCTCCTCTATTTTCAATCGGGCGAGATCGCCATGGCCTCCTCCAACGACCAGGCCGATCACCTGGCGCCGATTCTGATGCGGGCCGGCAAGCTCAAAACGGAACAGCTCGATCTGGCCCGCAAGCAGGCGAAGGCGGGAACCTCCCTGGCCCGAGTCCTCGTGCAGATGGGATTCCTCACCAGCGGGGAGCTCTTCGCGGGGGCCCGCCAGCAGCTCCGCCAGATCGTCGGGAGCGTCCTCGGCCTCGCGGAAGGCCGCTACGATGTCCAGGAGGGATACTTCCCCCGCGAAGTCACCTCGCTGAACGTCGACACGCGGGAGCTTCTCATCGATCTGATCAAGGAGCTGCCGGAGCGGAGCTTCGTGCTCCTGGAAGTCGGCGCTCCAGACACAGTCTACTCCCCTTCTTCCCCTCCGCCCGGGGAGGCGCAGGCGCCGCCCAAGCTTCCCCGGGCCTGGCAGGCGCATGCGGCGCGTTTCTCGGCGCCGATGACGATCCACGCCTTCGGACAGGGAGCGGGCCTCGACGATTTCTCAGCCAGCAAGGTGGTGTACGCGCTGCATCTCTTCGGATGGCTCGCCGCCGAGCCCGGGGAGCCGGAGCCTGAAGAGATCCTCCCGGAGGAGCTCCCTTCGCGCGCCGCCGCCGGGGGCGAGGAGGCGACGCCCTTGCCGCCGCTCGCCAGCCCCGCGGAGCCGGCACGCATCGAGGTCGCGGCCCCGCCGGAGGAGGAAGCTTCGGAGCCTCCGCCGCCGGAAGTCGACGCGCCGAGTCCGCCCCCGGCTCCGGCCGCGGCCGCGCCGGCGCAGCCGATCGCCGCTTCGCCCGCCCCGGCGGGAGAGATTTTTCGCTCGGCGGCGGCGCACGAGCCGGAAGAGCTCGTGGCTCGAGGAGGTCCGATTCGGCTGGAGTTCAAAGGGACCCTCCCCGCCTCGCGCGCTCGAGCCGCTTCGAGCCGGTGGGGAATTCTCTCGGTGATCACCGGGATCGCGCTCCTCGCCGCGGGCTTCGTCTGGTTCGTCTTCTTGCGCGGTTCGCCCGTTCCCGCTAGCCCGCAGGCGGCATCCGGGGAGGAGCGTGCCGCCCCGGAAGCAGCGACCCTTCCCGAGCCGGCGGCCGATTCGGCGAGCGCCGCGGCGCAGGCCCCGCCGGGAGAGCCGGAGAATCCGCCCACCGAATCGCCTTCTCCCCCGCCGCCGGCCGCGACCTCCTCTCCTGAATCCTCTTCCGCAGGGGATCAGGCGCCCGCGGCGGCTGCCGGGCAGGCCGAACCGAGCCAGGATTCGGCGACCGGCTCGCGCCGCGCGGCGCGCTCCCTTCTCGATGCCGGGAACGCCGAGGCCGCCGCGGCCGCCTGGCTCTCTGCCCTTACGAGCGAGGCTCCGGGCGGCTTCACGCTGCAATTGTCCATCGCCTGCCGCGAGGAGTCGGTGAGGAAAGCGGCCGAGCGGACCCGGAATTCGGCCGATTTTTTCATCGTCCCTTTCGCGCTCCAAGGAAAGGCGTGTTACCGGCTCTGCTGGGGGAACTATGGGACGCTCGCCGAAGCCGAGTCGGGCAAGGCCGCCGTCCCCGGGTTCTTCCTGGATGAAGGCGCGAAGCCCGTCGTGGTGAGCGTCGCGCGGCTCGACGCGGGAAAACGCTGA